CGTTGCTGCCTGCCGTCGTGATGCTGCTGTTTACGGCATCCGACAGGGCGCCTGAACCAAAAGGACTGGCAGACCATTTTGTCCCGTCCCAGACATAAGCCTTATAGCCGTTGGCGGTGTCAAACCAGGTGTCACCCTTTTTATTTCCGGTTAATCCGGGCTGGGTATTCTGATAATAAATCTTATTCTTGCCATCGGCAGTGGTCTGTGCATTATTGGCGGTATCCACCGCCCCATTAATCATTCCAGACACCGTACTGGATAATTTATCCAGATCAATGGCTCCGGGTGCGATCTGCACCCCATTGATGGTGCCCACCGTGATATTCGCCGCATTCAGGTTCACAACCTCAATCTGGGCAGCGTCCAGCCGTCCTGCGGTGATCTTATTCGCTGTTAAGCCGACGATTTTTGCGTCCGTGATGCTGCCGTCTGCGATCTGCGTGGTGCCGATGACCCCTGTGCCGATCATAGCGGTAGTAATGCACCCATTCTTAATGTTGGCGAGGTCAATGTCCGCCTTGCCAATAAGAGCAGTGTCGATTTCTGCGACATCGGCTTTTAAGTTTTCAATGTCCGCTGTTACCGCAGAAAGGTCTCCAATCTCTGCCACGTCTGCTTTTAGTTTTTTAATATCTGCTTCCGTCACAGTCAGCTTATTTGTGATCGTTACATTTTCAGCTTCTAAATCACCAACTCGTGCTACCGCTGCGGAAGCTTCGCCAAGCGCTATATCCGCGGTATCTTTCGCGTCATTCGCTGTGCTATTGGCCGAACTGGCGGTTGTGTTAGCTGTGTTGAGACCTGTGGCCAACGTCGGTGTTGTGTAGGTTATTCGATCATCGGACCAACTGCATTTGTACCGGCTCCAGATGTATTTTCCAGGCTCCCAAGCCGGGCAAACCGCCTGCCACCTTCCGCCGGTTGGCGTGGTATCTGATGTTGACAAGTAGAACTGTTCTTCAATCGCAGTTGCGGAAACACCCTGCTCGCCCCCCGTTCCGTCAAGGACATGTGTGATGGTTACTTCTGCGCTTGTGAGCATGCTGCCTTCTTTATTTTTGGCCGCAAGCTTATACACGGCTTTGCCAATGACGTCTGTCGCGGTGATTGTAATTGAAGGGGTGGTGACCGCCGTCTGGGGTGCATCTGCCCGAACCCAGGTTACTTCAACGGCGGATGTTACATCCACATTGCCTTTTAGCACGCGTGCGGTCAAGGTCGTCTCGCCTTCGCCGTTTCGGAATACCGTCCCGTTATCGCTCAAAATTTCTGCGGTATAGGGTAGCGCCTCCTGAATCAGCTGATCAAGACGCCCCGTAATATCCGTTGAAAGTTTGTTCTCCAGAGCCTTGAAATTGGAAAAGACATTTTTATTCTTTGTTGGATCTGAAAAAGAAACCTCTTGTTCGCTGACCCGCGCCTCCAAAAGCAGTGTTGGCGTAAACTTGTCATCATGGATTTTAACGGTATCGCCAATTTCCAACGTGCGGCTACCATCCACTTCGTAAGTAATTGCTGGTACGCTGATCTCCTTAAGCTTTGCCAGCGCTTGACCATAGAGTGTGTTGATATTGTCGGTCTCATAATTCCAGCGATAGAGAATCCATCGATCATTTTTCCCTGAAATCTGTGCTGGGTATTCTTCTGCCGTCTGAGGAGCGTAGAGATAAGGTTGCCCACTGTGTGTGTAATACAAAACTCGGCCATCCGCGTCGTATTCGGTCTTTTCAACCGTCGTGATGCTCAGGCCGTCTTTTCCCTGCGGATAAATAGCGCTATATAGGTTGGTTTTATCAATTGTTCGGCGGATCGCCTCAATCTCTTTGCCATAGTATAGCGTTACATCCTGCCGGCGAGTTCCTACCCCTTGATGGGTATCGTCATGTTTTTTATAGATATTTAGCACAATACGCTTGAGGGTGCCATCGCGGTTAAGCTCTGTGATAAACTCACATTCCGCGTCAAATTTATTTACAAGCGACAAAAGTCTGGACAGCTTTGAATCCGTCCCCTCCCATTCTAATGTTCTGCTATACTCTGCAACTTCATTGAAGCCGATAACCAGATCAGAATAAAACTTTCCTCCAATCAGCGTCTCATTGTTAAAATAATCAACAAACTTTCCCGGACCATTTGCTTTAAAGGGTGCGGCCTGCTCGTTGAGAAGCTCAAGGTTCAGATTTTCACAATAACAGGCTAAATCCTCCTCTGTTTCCTCGGTCCGCATGATATTAAACAGGTAGTCCTGCCCTTCGTATTGAAAGGAGACATAGTTCTTTTCCGTTAAGTATTGAAGCGCCGCATTGCCTGTTTTCGGAACCGAAAAATCAAAGGTGCTGGTGGCTTCCGTCAGATAGCGGTGCCAGACATCATCAAAAAAGTGAAGTG
The DNA window shown above is from Eubacterium limosum and carries:
- a CDS encoding phage tail spike protein; the protein is MLISIHDKTLQRVAFIDNEKPGALHFFDDVWHRYLTEATSTFDFSVPKTGNAALQYLTEKNYVSFQYEGQDYLFNIMRTEETEEDLACYCENLNLELLNEQAAPFKANGPGKFVDYFNNETLIGGKFYSDLVIGFNEVAEYSRTLEWEGTDSKLSRLLSLVNKFDAECEFITELNRDGTLKRIVLNIYKKHDDTHQGVGTRRQDVTLYYGKEIEAIRRTIDKTNLYSAIYPQGKDGLSITTVEKTEYDADGRVLYYTHSGQPYLYAPQTAEEYPAQISGKNDRWILYRWNYETDNINTLYGQALAKLKEISVPAITYEVDGSRTLEIGDTVKIHDDKFTPTLLLEARVSEQEVSFSDPTKNKNVFSNFKALENKLSTDITGRLDQLIQEALPYTAEILSDNGTVFRNGEGETTLTARVLKGNVDVTSAVEVTWVRADAPQTAVTTPSITITATDVIGKAVYKLAAKNKEGSMLTSAEVTITHVLDGTGGEQGVSATAIEEQFYLSTSDTTPTGGRWQAVCPAWEPGKYIWSRYKCSWSDDRITYTTPTLATGLNTANTTASSANSTANDAKDTADIALGEASAAVARVGDLEAENVTITNKLTVTEADIKKLKADVAEIGDLSAVTADIENLKADVAEIDTALIGKADIDLANIKNGCITTAMIGTGVIGTTQIADGSITDAKIVGLTANKITAGRLDAAQIEVVNLNAANITVGTINGVQIAPGAIDLDKLSSTVSGMINGAVDTANNAQTTADGKNKIYYQNTQPGLTGNKKGDTWFDTANGYKAYVWDGTKWSASPFGSGALSDAVNSSITTAGSNASTALANAAAAKTAADQAAKDAQTAQSNASAAQTAADQAAKDLEAAEKNLAAVTGRVDATEEEIAAAQEAVTTAQNKANAAAQAAASAQSTADTAKQNAAAAQTKADSAYTLADQAKKAAATAQTSADGKNTVFYQTAQPPTTGRKTGDTWFDTDDGNRIYRWDGSKWTASQFGTNAIANATITNALIANLDAGKITTGTLAAARIGAESITAEKLAAGSVIAGKIAANAVTASTIATGAVNADKLAANSVIAGKIAANAVTAGTIAAGSINADKLAAGAVTADKLAAGAVTADKIAAGTITAAQIAANAITATQLAAGAVTAAKIAAGQITADKIAAGAITADKFYGTAITSKNYVANSAGTKIDLSNGTIDTKNFKVDSAGNVAMTGNLSMQGTQTVTIKNASAAEIGRIQFKAKGWVSHQAYDGTFVGGTQQLLLSTGYLGATTCSTTMDVGLYPFLQAVRSENTKSLSLMAPGSTAAVAGITMNTGQSPYVQGFGCTEEVDFTPASGFTKLSGYMNKIVYNAMGKFCFLAFTLSGNITAGPWVTVLTLPAGYRPSLTLTYSGNNGNQGLSQIRINPNGTVQAWGQSNLPDISYTAFYYVA